The following coding sequences are from one Panicum hallii strain FIL2 chromosome 5, PHallii_v3.1, whole genome shotgun sequence window:
- the LOC112894498 gene encoding zinc finger CCCH domain-containing protein 19-like: MTDAEPPPTVEVEEAMPTTPDIALDGDGEGYKYVEAAEGEKDGGAPFGEGGGGKVEEGSKPGGDDVVADELLVIAEDPNLPDVAKADESEGDAGAEVHTNGVAAAVDVHAEVGAAVASSTLVDAPTEVGMQTSEVIAVDDLTEVGAALVSSTSVDDPTEVSTYLVNDDCNIVSTGVVHRSDDQTDKEVGGDSLDAGEAAPLVNDVHDDSTRMDKNVAVIVDIVHTQDHERLQMDVATDLLNERETEVVKAVDHVAEEGTDMDMQLQTGDDNEEGVGTIADAATDEEGKHMGAVTTTRDEREKHHGAAGVDASDEGIQMNRDGLAGDDNEQEEIATAGEGRVEEESMRMGAVNITGDMNKEGRVVAENIADEAVDAVAVPEEQSVQMDEDGDDIPEEEDAQMGGVGLTSNDNEKEEAVTADHDGVEENAMLMDAAATTNNDDEDDGIVGEDVTEEAVTGTIGDDAPEEDAVHMDDDDDDEPPPSMAKKGGGRRKRGRPSSKAQAVAKLSVKRKDEEEVCFICFDGGDLVICDRRGCPKAYHPSCVNRDDDFFKSKGRWNCGWHICSNCQKPARHMCYTCTYSLCKACMKDAKFSCVRGNKGFCETCMNTVMLIENREEATDQMDVDFDDKSSWWYLFKDYWLNLKTNLSLTVEEISAAKSQKSGELPDTNDEEANSESSSGRHLENNTPKKRGRKRSKEAAIEDGSEGKESSRKSTKQGLSGIRDAQTSPGKKVRKLSRRSLSSQHSSKESESVGTSTSSAEEASWASEELLNFVAHMRNGDKSAISQFDVQPLLLDYIKRNNLRDPRRQSQIICDSLLQSLFGKKRVGHFEMLKLLESHFPMSEVSPSADENHGGVVDPDPSQDADGNSEASVVMSSEKRRKSRKYDQKRQPNLDDYAAIDNHNIGLMYLRRNLMEELIGDVDTFDEKVVGSFVRIRIPGTGQRQDIYRLVQIVGTGRAAEKYKSGKKTTDITLEILNLDKREAVTIDIISNQEFTEEECKRLRQSIKYGFIPRLTVGEVQEKARVLQTLKVNDWIESEKMRLGHLRDRASDMGHRKELRECVEKLKLLSTPEERARRLNEEPEIHADPAMDPDYESPEEQEQETERSSFNKSRGSFLRKDGNLVSPVKGDGRNPLQRDPKTNWESNRNTWAESSPHMESPLSRRSTFSSPGESAGYTSKSESPNIGAQTVKLEGTTRSASQGPSGVSSGILAANIGSGAKTAPQSAINESEKIWQYMDPSNKIQGPFSITQLRKWNSNGYFPPSLKIWKASEKQDDSILLTDALAGKFEKDLPPWEPPHVSASQIDKTPLLEESTIAAEQTPKSVVPKSFSSSDQRQDYSSTNLGATMIHSGTQGYYGMQNSHAAYTNQQSLTGSWNAASSQFGVAVNPMTPTQPAMGSFSGQNTVAAGNMGHLTPGMTPAAATAELTSDIPSQNQISSALPQMGYRLADGSDSKLGENASHGRVSSSAEAVGTLGAQRGPAQLNTQQLEDTRNQMSTPSAASVQPSVAAIAGSDTQNSGWAVPAQAANTSGQPQVAGNMTWGTAPQGDASMGWGMMGQSNMNMPWVASAQGASGYNMGVTMPTQPNAVPNMGWLPNPGNTSMNMIWAATQGQGTPNAAAMMGGQMQGVAVAQWGGVAAGNVNPYPGWGTQQVGNMNQNVSWSAPVQGNPGQTNNNMSWNAPNGNPDWNNQQRDNGGRHSGHRDSGGKPWKPRSSGDGGSRGNRPQGLCWTYLDRGHCWKVDCKFTHPTNTDGYSSRNDRHFDRQHSSNDRRYDDHNERNDRQFDRQPSDNERHHDRSDDRHSGRDDDRHDDRQADRSQSREPH, from the exons ATGACCGACGCTGAGCCACCTCCTAcagtggaggtggaggaggccATGCCGACCACCCCGGATATTGCGCTAGACGGTGACGGTGAGGGCTACAAGTATGTTGAGGCTGCTGAGGGTGAGAAGGATGGCGGAGCTCCTTTTGGTGAAGGTGGAGGTGGCAAGGTGGAGGAGGGTTCAAAACCCGGTGGCGATGATGTTGTGGCAGATGAACTCTTGGTGATTGCGGAAGATCCCAATCTGCCCGATGTTGCTAAGGCTGACGAGTCAGAGGGGGATGCTGGTGCAGAGGTGCACACAAAtggtgttgctgctgctgtggatgttCACGCGGAGGTGGGTGCTGCTGTGGCATCCTCAACATTGGTGGATGCTCCCACAGAGGTTGGCATGCAAACCAGCGAGGTTATTGCCGTGGATGATCTCACAGAGGTGGGTGCTGCCCTGGTATCATCTACATCGGTGGATGATCCCACAGAGGTGAGTACTTATCTGGTCAATGATGACTGCAATATAGTTTCCACTGGAGTTGTGCATAGGTCGGATGACCAGACTGATAAGGAGGTTGGTGGTGACTCCCTTGATGCTGGCGAGGCAGCTCCCTTGGTAAATGATGTACATGATGACAGTACAAGGATGGATAAAAATGTTGCAGTTATTGTTGATATTGTGCATACTCAGGATCATGAGAGGCTGCAGATGGATGTGGCTACAGATCTGTTAAATGAGAGGGAAACAGAGGTTGTGAAAGCTGTAGACCATGTTGCAGAGGAGGGCACAGATATGGATATGCAGCTCCAAACTGGAGATGACAATGAGGAAGGTGTTGGCACTATTGCTGATGCTGCTACAGATGAGGAGGGCAAGCATATGGGTGCAGTTACCACGACCAGAGATGAACGCGAGAAACATCATGGGGCAGCGGGTGTTGATGCATCTGATGAGGGGATACAGATGAATAGAGATGGACTAGCTGGAGATGATAATGAGCAAGAGGAGATTGCAACAGCTGGTGAAGGTCGTGTGGAAGAGGAAAGCATGCGGATGGGTGCAGTAAACATTACTGGAGACATGAACAAGGAAGGCAGAGTAGTTGCTGAAAACATTGCAGATGAAGCTGTAGATGCTGTGGCTGTCCCTGAAGAACAGTCCGTGCAGATGGATGAGGATGGTGATGATATTCCTGAAGAAGAGGATGCGCAAATGGGGGGAGTTGGCTTGACAAGCAATGATAATGAGAAGGAAGAGGCTGTGACAGCTGATCATGATGGAGTGGAAGAAAATGCCATGCTGATGGATGCAGCTGCCACAACTAACaatgatgatgaagatgacggAATTGTTGGTGAAGATGTTACAGAAGAAGCTGTCACTGGCACGATTGGTGATGATGCCCCTGAAGAAGATGCTGTGCATatggacgacgacgatgacgacgaGCCTCCTCCTTCGATGGCAAAGAAAGGCGGAGGGCGTCGAAAGAGAGGTCGTCCATCTTCCAAGGCCCAGGCTGTGGCGAAGCTATCAGTAAAGAGGAAGGATGAGGAGGAGGTCTGCTTCATTTGCTTTGATGGTGGTGACCTTGTGATTTGTGATCGTAG GGGCTGCCCTAAAGCTTATCATCCTTCTTGTGTTAATCGAGATGATGATTTCTTCAAGTCAAAGGGTCGATGGAATTGTG GGTGGCACATCTGTAGCAACTGTCAGAAACCTGCACGCCATATGTGTTACACATGCACCTATTCATTGTGCAAGGCATGCATGAAAGATGCGAAGTTCAGCTGTGTCAGAGGAAACAAGGGCTTTTGTGAGACATGCATGAACACTGTGATGTTGATAGAAAATAGAGAGGAGGCAACTGACCAAATG GATGTGGATTTTGATGACAAAAGCAGCTGGTGGTATTTGTTCAAGGATTATTGGTTAAATTTGAAGACAAACTTGTCATTGACAGTTGAGGAAATATCAGCAGCCAAATCTCAAAAGAGTGGTGAACTACCTGATACTAATGATGAAGAGGCTAATTCTGAGAGTTCATCGGGGCGACATCTAGAGAACAATACACCAAAAAAGAGGGGAAGGAAACGATCAAAGGAAGCTGCCATCGAGGATGGTTCTGAAGGAAAAGAAAGCTCTAGAAAATCTACCAAACAAGGCCTGTCAGGCATCCGTGATGCTCAGACTTCTCCGGGGAAAAAGGTTAGAAAATTATCCAGACGTTCTTTGAGTAGCCAGCATTCATCAAAAGAATCTGAAAGTGTTGGGACGTCTACATCCTCAGCTGAAGAGGCCAGCTGGGCTTCTGAGGAACTCTTAAACTTTGTAGCTCATATGAGAAATGGTGATAAATCTGCGATCAGTCAGTTTGACGTTCAACCCCTTTTACTTGACTATATCAAACGCAATAATCTGCGTGATCCTCGTCGACAAAGCCAGATAATTTGTGATTCTTTGCTCCAAAGTCTCTTTGGCAAAAAACGTGTTGGCCATTTTGAAATGCTTAAGCTTCTTGAATCACATTTTCCCATGAGTGAGGTATCACCATCAGCTGATGAAAATCATGGTGGTGTAGTAGATCCTGATCCTAGTCAGGATGCTGATGGTAACAGTGAAGCTTCAGTTGTTATGAGTtcagaaaaaagaagaaaatcACGTAAGTATGACCAGAAACGTCAGCCTAATCTTGATGACTACGCAGCAATAGATAACCATAACATTGGATTGATGTACCTGCGTCGCAACCTAATGGAAGAGTTGATCGGTGATGTTGACACATTTGATGAGAAAGTTGTTGGATCATTTGTAAGAATAAGAATACCTGGTACAGGGCAAAGGCAAGACATTTATCGACTTGTACAAATTGTTG GGACTGGAAGAGCTGCGGAAAAATATAAATCTGGGAAAAAGACTACTGATATAACGCTAGAGATACTAAACTTAGACAAACGGGAGGCAGTAACTATTGACATAATCTCCAACCAGGAATTCACTGAG GAGGAGTGCAAACGCTTGCGTCAAAGCATAAAGTATGGATTCATTCCAAGGCTGACAGTG GGAGAGGTTCAGGAGAAAGCAAGGGTTCTCCAAACTTTGAAAGTCAATGAT TGGATTGAAAGTGAAAAGATGCGACTTGGGCATCTTCGTGACCGCGCGAGTGATATGGGCCATAGAAAAGA GCTTAGGGAATGTGTGGAGAAGCTGAAGCTGCTAAGCACTCCAGAGGAGCGTGCTCGTAGGCTAAACGAAGAACCTGAGATACATGCTGACCCTGCGATGGATCCAGATTATGAATCTCCAGAGGAACAGGAGCAGGAGACTGAAAGAA GTAGCTTTAATAAGTCAAGAGGTTCTTTCTTGAGGAAAGATGGTAATCTTGTGTCTCCAGTTAAAGGAGATGGTAGAAATCCTTTACAGCGAGATCCAAAAACTAACTGGGAATCTAATCGAAACACATGGGCTGAATCAAGTCCTCATATGGAGTCACCCCTTTCACGGAGATCCACATTCTCTTCTCCAGGTGAAAGTGCTGGTTATACAAGTAAATCAGAAAGTCCTAACATTGGTGCACAAACAGTAAAATTGGAAGGTACCACACGCAGTGCTTCACAAGGGCCATCTGGTGTCTCATCTGGAATTTTGGCTGCTAACATAGGTTCAGGGGCAAAAACTGCACCACAATCAGCCATTAATGAATCTGAGAAGATTTGGCAGTACATGGATCCTTCTAATAAAATCCAAGGTCCTTTCTCAATCACACAGTTGCGGAAATGGAACAGCAATGGTTACTTCCCTCCCAGTTTGAAAATATGGAAAGCTAGTGAGAAGCAGGATGATTCAATTCTATTGACTGATGCTTTGGCGGGGAAGTTTGAGAAAGACCTTCCTCCATGGGAACCACCACATGTTAGTGCATCTCAAATTGACAAAACCCCTCTTCTTGAGGAAAGCACAATAGCTGCTGAGCAAACTCCAAAATCAGTAGTTCCTAAGTCTTTCTCAAGTAGTGATCAAAGGCAGGACTATAGTTCAACGAATCTTGGAGCAACCATGATCCATTCTGGCACACAAGGTTATTATGGAATGCAAAATTCTCATGCAGCATACACAAACCAACAATCTCTTACTGGAAGTTGGAATGCTGCCTCTAGCCAGTTTGGAGTTGCAGTAAATCCGATGACACCTACCCAGCCTGCCATGGGAAGCTTTTCGGGACAAAATACTGTGGCTGCAGGAAATATGGGTCATTTAACTCCTGGGATGACTCCTGCTGCTGCAACTGCAGAATTAACCTCAGATATACCCTCCCAGAACCAAATATCATCTGCTTTACCACAAATGGGCTACAGATTAGCAGATGGAAGTGACTCTAAGTTAGGAGAAAATGCTTCACATGGAAGAGTGAGCTCTTCAGCTGAAG CTGTTGGAACACTGGGTGCTCAGCGTGGACCAGCACAACTGAACACTCAGCAACTTGAAG ACACAAGGAACCAGATGTCAACACCATCTGCTGCATCAGTACAGCCTTCGGTGGCAGCCATTGCTGGAAGTGATACTCAAAACAGTGGGTGGGCTGTACCTGCACAAGCGGCCAACACATCTGGCCAACCTCAGGTAGCTGGAAATATGACCTGGGGAACTGCACCTCAGGGTGATGCAAGCATGGGCTGGGGAATGATGGGACAGAGCAATATGAATATGCCTTGGGTAGCATCAGCTCAAGGTGCTTCGGGCTACAACATGGGGGTAACTATGCCAACACAGCCAAATGCAGTCCCGAACATGGGTTGGTTACCAAATCCTGGAAACACCAGCATGAACATGATCTGGGCGGCAACTCAAGGGCAGGGGACTCCAAATGCAGCGGCCATGATGGGAGGTCAGATGCAAGGAGTTGCAGTGGCTCAATGGGGTGGCGTTGCAGCAGGGAATGTAAACCCTTATCCTGGCTGGGGAACCCAACAAGTCGGAAACATGAACCAAAATGTCAGCTGGAGTGCTCCTGTGCAGGGAAATCCAGGTCAGACAAACAATAACATGAGCTGGAATGCACCAAATGGTAACCCTGATTGGAACAATCAGCAGAGAGACAATGGGGGCAGGCACTCCGGACACCGTGACTCAGGTGGAAAGCCATGGAAGCCACGTTCTAGTGGCGATGGAGGGTCAAGGGGAAATAGACCGCAGGGACTCTGCTGGACTTATCTTGACCGTGGGCACTGCTGGAAAGTTGACTGCAAATTCACCCATCCAACAAACACAGATGGATATTCGTCCAGGAATGATCGGCACTTTGATAGGCAGCACTCGAGCAATGATAGGCGATATGACGATCACAATGAAAGAAATGATCGGCAGTTTGATAGGCAGCCTTCAGACAACGAAAGGCACCATGATAGGTCTGATGACAGGCACAGTGGCAGGGATGATGATAGGCATGATGACAGGCAGGCTGATAGGTCTCAGTCAAGAGAGCCGCACTAG